The nucleotide sequence GAAGGTGGGCGACTCTTCGTCCATGACTGCGCGTGTCGTGCCAGTGTTGGCATCGATCTCGATCACGCGATACGCCTGATGGCCACGCTGATTGTACTCGAACGTCACCGCCTGACTGTTGCGTCGCCAGGCGAGCGCCGTGACGTCGTATGCGTTGGGAAAGAGCGAGTTGTCGATGACGAACTGCCTGTGCGAAGCGAGATCGAAGAGTACCGGCTGATCGACGTCGAGCACGTCGCCCGGCTTGTTGTAGTAGAGCGTCGAGTCCTTCGGCTGGAGCTGATCGGTTGGCGAGGACAGCACGTAATGCACCATCCGCCGGTATCCGGGCCGCACGCGGTAGGCTGCGATCCGTCTGGAGTCCGGCGACCAGACGATTGACGACTGATCGTACGCATCGCCCTCTGATCCATCGGTGCTGAGCATGACCCCGCGCTCGGAGCCCACGGGGCGCACATACACGTTGAAGTTGCGTATGAGAGCTTCCTGCTTTCCGTCTGGCGAAATGTGCGGGAGCGTATCCGGGCGCGGCAGTCCGCCGAACAATCCGCCGCCATAGCTCCGCCGCTCCCGCTGCGTGCGTTCCCTGGGCGGCGCAACGGCGCAAACATAATTCGCCAGTGTGCAGCGCCAGCGTACCGCATCGGTGGGCGGTCCGAAGCGATCACGCGGTACGAATTCGATCGCGCTCTCGCCATCGGCGAACGAGAATGTCGTAAACGGAAGCGTGAGCGCGGTTATCGGCCGCTTGAGATCGCTGCTGAGAGTGGCCGCGAGCCGGGTCTGATCGAACGGAGAACGTCGCGCGAGGGTGGCTGCGTCGACGAGCACGAAGGTGTGGCCGCCGCGCACCGATTTATTGTAGGTGAAGCTGTCCCCATTCTGGAGCCATACCGGCGGATCGGCGTCGTCCACAACGAGTCCGTCGAGCCGTCGCGCCAATCCCTCGGCGCGTGCATAATCGGCCGCTGTTCCCTGCGCGGCGACAGTTACGGGGATCGTCGCAGCGACACTGCACGATAGAAGAACGACCGTCATGGCGCGCTGCACACGAGCTGCCCGTGCGGCCATCGGCGCCGGCTCTCTTACGGACTTCATGGTTCCCCTCGTTGTTGACGGCGCGGCGCCACATCGACGCGAGCGATTATGGGTTACTGGTCGGGAGGGGATATAATATCCAATCTTGACGACCGCAAGATCACCAGATCATTACATCATAGACAGGATAATTACGTCGGGGCTCAACGAGTCGCGGATAATATTCGTTACTCGCCCTCCACTCATGCGATACAAACAGGCTACCCAACAGGCGTTCGCCATTGGCATGATCGGCCTCGGAATCGTCGGTCTCGTCTACGGCGATTTCGCGACAGTATGGCACGACGCGCCAGCCTCATTGCCAGGTCGCGAGATACTCGCGTACGCGTCGGCGACGCTCATGCTGGTGTGCGGCATCGGTTTGCTCTCGAAGCGCACCGAAGTGTTGGCGGCACGCGTGCTTGTGCCATACTGGGCGCTCGTAGTACTGTTGCTCGAGATTCCGCTGGTCATCAGAGCTCCGCTCGTTGAAATGACCTGGTTGAACACGGCGATGATCACCGTCGTCTTCACAGGCGCATGGGTGCTGACCGCTGCGGATACGCGCGCGCTTCGCATCGCCCAGCTCGTATTCGGGGCCGCCCTGATTCCGATCGGCCTTTCGCACTTCGTCTACGTCGACCTGACCGCGCCCCTCGTTCCCGCCTGGCTTCCCTTCCACACCGGCTGGGCCTACCTCACCGGAGCTGCGCATATCGCAGCCGGACTTGGCGTGCTTCTCGGGATTTATCCGCGGCTCGCGGCGGCAATGGAGGCAGCGATGCTGAGCGCATTCACCGGTCTGGTCTGGATTCCGGCGATCATCGCCACGCCAAGGACGCAGAACGTGTGGTCAGAGTTCACCATCTCCTGGGCGATCAGCGCGGGCGCGTGGGTGGTTGCGGCGAGCATCGCGAACAAGAATCCGGCGACGTCCCAGCAGTCGCCGGAACCGATAGTTCGCCGGCCAGCAGCTTAGCGCGTTGCCATGAACCTATAGATGTTTTTGCGATGGAGACGGGCGCAGCCGAACCTGAAACATCACCGGCCAATATTTTCCGGTGAGAAGAAGCTGCTTTCCATCCGGCGCAAGCGCGATTCCGTTCATGACTTCAGCGTACGCCGGACGGTCCGGATACAGATCCGCAAAGTCGATCGTCTCCCGCACGTCGCCGGTTGCCGGATCGATTCGGAGCACCCAGTTGGACTGGTACACGTTGGCGAACAGCTCGCCGTTGACGTACTCCAACTCGTTGATCTGATACAGCGGCGCACCATTGTCGCGTACATGCACGACTCGTTGCACCTGAAACGTTTCCGGTGACAGCACACGCAGCGAATCGGAGCCATCGCTCATGATCAGCGACGTTCCGTCGGCTGCGAGTCCCCACCCTTCACCGGGATAGTTGAACGAATCGCGTGGAGCGAGTGTGGCGGCATCGTACGTGTACGCCACACCGGCCTTCCATGTGAGCTGATACAGGCGACCCTTGAGCAGCGCGAGCCCTTCGCCAAACCGATTTGCTGCAAGCGGCCTCGACGCCAGCACTCTGCCCGATTTGAGATCGACTCGTCGCACGTCGGAGCGGCCGTTGAGTCCGGTGCTCTCGAAGAGCACGCCGTCGGCGTAGAGAAGCCCCTGCGTGTAGGCGAAAGAATCGTGCGGGAAGCGCGCCGTCACTTCGTAACGCGCTGGCTGGTGACTCTCAGTGCCGCGGCATCCTGCACCCATTAGTATCGTCACGGCTACGATCAGCGACGTAGGGCACGTACGGTTTGTGCGCATAGGAGAAAATACTCCGTTGCCTCGCTGCAACATCCCGAATCACTCCCAGCGGAAAACGCGTGTTGAAATGGCGGTGTACGCGGCGAACAGAACGAGCAGCGCCGCGACGTTCACCCAGTGTGCGCCCCAACCGGATCCATCCCACACGCCCTGCAGCAGTGCCACCGCGTGCGTCGTCGGGAACAGATACGCCAACCCGCGGAGTGCGCGCGGGAATCTATCCAGTGGATAGAAGAGCCCCGACAACGCGAGCATGGGATAGAGTACCGCCGCGCTGATCGGCTGCGCGAACCGCGCCGTAGGCACCAGGCTGGCGAGGACGAATCCAAGAGAGAGGATGCTGAACGTGCCAAGCACGACGGCTGCGGTGAAGCTGAATACGTTTACGCGCATCACGCCCGGGAAAAGTCGCCGGCCGGCGAGCATGAGCAACGCGAGACTGACCACCGTGAACACAAGCTTCACAGTTACCTGCGCACCCATGATCGTCACCGGCGACAGTGGCGTGGAGCGAAGGCGTTTGAGGATACCACCTTCCCTGTATATGGATATGATCGCAACGAGCGACTGCACCGCGCTGATCGCGATCAATATCGCCGCGAGGATCGCCACGTTGAATGGGATATCGACCCCCGGTGTGGCCATCGGTTTGCCGATGCCTAAGGCGCGTCCCAATACCACGAAAACCAGCAGCGGCACCAATAGCGCGCCGACGAACCCCATTGGTTCGCGCATGAAGATCTTGGTCTCGAGCCAGGTGAGCTTCCAGAATCCCCGCAGCGGTCCGCGTGGCATCGTCAGTCCCTGATCCCGTGACCGGTCAGCTTGAGGAACACATCCTCGAGCGTCGGGATCTCGGTGCGGAAACCACGCACGCGAATACCTTCGCGCGCGATGACGTTGATCACTCCGGTCACGAAGTCGTCACCGGCGCCGCGAAGCGTGTACGTCACTCCATTGCGCTCGATCGCGCCAAGGCCCTGCATGCGTTCGATGACATCTGCATCATCGCTCGTGAAGACGGCAGTCCGTTCCGGGCAGTGCTTCTGTACCAGCTCGGCGGGCGTGCCCAACTCGATGATGCATCCGTGCTCGATGATCGCGACGCGATCGCAGAGTCGCTCGGCCTCTTCCATCAGGTGAGTCGTGAGGAACACCGTCGTGCCACGGTCTCTGATCCCGGTTACCAGGGCCCATATCGCACGACGCGCCTGTGGATCGAGTCCGGTGGTGAGCTCATCGAGGAACACGACCTCGGGTTCATGAATGAGCGCCAGCGCGATGAAGAGCCGCTGCTTCTGTCCACCGGAGAGAGTCATGAACCATGAGTCGCGCTTTGCTGCGAGACCAAGGCGGTCGAGGAGTGCGTCGGTATCCACCACACGGGGATACAGCGACGCCCAGAGGTCCACCGCCTCCCACACCTTGATCCGCTTCTGGAGCTGCGCTTCCTGGTGCTGCACGCCGATCCGCTGCCGGAGAGTGTTGGCGTCGCGCTGTGGATCGAGGCCGAGTACCGAAATGGTCCCGGCGTCGGGAACGCGATTGCCCTCCACGCACTCCATCGTGGTCGTCTTGCCGGCGCCGTTCGGACCAATGAGCCCGAAGATCTCGCCTTCGAACACTTCCAGCGAGACGTCTCTCACTGCGATAGTGCGGCCGTAACGCTTACCCAGTCTCGAGACGGAAATGACGGGAATCACGTTGGATCTTGCATCGTCCGTGTCAGTCGCGCTGCTACGTCATCCATCTGTCGCCTGCGTAGCCTGGCCCAGCGCGGGAGTCGTAGCGCGCCGAGGGCGGTGGGCGAGATGCCGACTTCGCGAGCAATGTCCTGGAGGTCATCGAGCGTCAGTCCGTCAGCGCGACCGCCTGGCAGTGTGCGCGAGTCGGAGCCTTCCGCGGCCGCACGGAAGATCGCCGCGACCTCGTCTTCATCGTAGTGGCGGTCCGGCATGGTGATTCAGATCCTCCAGTGAGGCCTCTCTGCCCGTGACACCGAGCCCATATAATCAAGCATCGGGGTTGCGCGGCGTCCACAGTGAAGGCCGCGCGAGTGCGGGCGAGGGGTCGGCACCAGGCATGACTCGACTGAGACGGGCTCGCA is from Gemmatimonadota bacterium and encodes:
- a CDS encoding DoxX family protein, which encodes MTTARSPDHYIIDRIITSGLNESRIIFVTRPPLMRYKQATQQAFAIGMIGLGIVGLVYGDFATVWHDAPASLPGREILAYASATLMLVCGIGLLSKRTEVLAARVLVPYWALVVLLLEIPLVIRAPLVEMTWLNTAMITVVFTGAWVLTAADTRALRIAQLVFGAALIPIGLSHFVYVDLTAPLVPAWLPFHTGWAYLTGAAHIAAGLGVLLGIYPRLAAAMEAAMLSAFTGLVWIPAIIATPRTQNVWSEFTISWAISAGAWVVAASIANKNPATSQQSPEPIVRRPAA
- a CDS encoding glutaminyl-peptide cyclotransferase, with the translated sequence MTILMGAGCRGTESHQPARYEVTARFPHDSFAYTQGLLYADGVLFESTGLNGRSDVRRVDLKSGRVLASRPLAANRFGEGLALLKGRLYQLTWKAGVAYTYDAATLAPRDSFNYPGEGWGLAADGTSLIMSDGSDSLRVLSPETFQVQRVVHVRDNGAPLYQINELEYVNGELFANVYQSNWVLRIDPATGDVRETIDFADLYPDRPAYAEVMNGIALAPDGKQLLLTGKYWPVMFQVRLRPSPSQKHL
- a CDS encoding ABC transporter permease, with the protein product MPRGPLRGFWKLTWLETKIFMREPMGFVGALLVPLLVFVVLGRALGIGKPMATPGVDIPFNVAILAAILIAISAVQSLVAIISIYREGGILKRLRSTPLSPVTIMGAQVTVKLVFTVVSLALLMLAGRRLFPGVMRVNVFSFTAAVVLGTFSILSLGFVLASLVPTARFAQPISAAVLYPMLALSGLFYPLDRFPRALRGLAYLFPTTHAVALLQGVWDGSGWGAHWVNVAALLVLFAAYTAISTRVFRWE
- a CDS encoding ABC transporter ATP-binding protein — translated: MPVISVSRLGKRYGRTIAVRDVSLEVFEGEIFGLIGPNGAGKTTTMECVEGNRVPDAGTISVLGLDPQRDANTLRQRIGVQHQEAQLQKRIKVWEAVDLWASLYPRVVDTDALLDRLGLAAKRDSWFMTLSGGQKQRLFIALALIHEPEVVFLDELTTGLDPQARRAIWALVTGIRDRGTTVFLTTHLMEEAERLCDRVAIIEHGCIIELGTPAELVQKHCPERTAVFTSDDADVIERMQGLGAIERNGVTYTLRGAGDDFVTGVINVIAREGIRVRGFRTEIPTLEDVFLKLTGHGIRD